DNA from Candidatus Neomarinimicrobiota bacterium:
ATCGTTTCAATAATCCGGTCGAAATGGGTCACCAGGGCCTTTCGGAACCGCCGCACCAGCTTAATTCGCTCCCTGACAGGGGAACGGTTGTAACTGACCGCTGCCTGCCGCAGACACTCAAGGGCCTTATCAACCGCTTCCAGGCTATGGCATTCCAGATCCCGGATGGGCTCCCCCGTTGCCGGATTGAAGCATTTCAGTAAGGTTCTACCTGAAGGCAGCTTATCAACGGTGGCACTCACGGTCTCCCTCCCGATACCCTACTTGCCGGTAAACTCCGGCGTCCGCTTCTCAATGAAGGCCCGGGTGCCTTCCTGCATATCCTCGGTAGTGAAGGTGAGGGCGAAAAGGCGGGCCTCCAGGTCCAGCCCCTCTGCCAGGGGCATGTTCAATCCGTGGTTCACCGCCTGCAAGGTCAGCTCCACCGCCTTCGGCGCCTTCCGGGCAATCTGCTCGGCCAGCTTCTGGCAAGCGGGCAGCAATCCATCCACCGAAGTAACGGCATTGACCAGGCCGATGCGCAGGGCCTCGTCAGCCTCCACCATGCGGCCGGTGGTGAGCAGCTCCAGCGCCATCCCCTTCCCTATCAGACGCGGCAGCCGCTGTGACCCGCCGAATCCCGCCATCACCCCCAGGCTCACCTCAGGCTGACCGAATTTAGCCCGCTCCGAAGCCACCCGCAGATGACAAGCCAGGGCCAGCTCG
Protein-coding regions in this window:
- a CDS encoding enoyl-CoA hydratase/isomerase family protein codes for the protein MDFIKIDISGPVATITIDRQEALNALTPQVLEELSRALDEVNSEQVRAVILTGAGEKAFAAGADIRQFPSFSPLEAQEFARQGQALTRKIEGFPKPVIAAVNGFALGGGCELALACHLRVASERAKFGQPEVSLGVMAGFGGSQRLPRLIGKGMALELLTTGRMVEADEALRIGLVNAVTSVDGLLPACQKLAEQIARKAPKAVELTLQAVNHGLNMPLAEGLDLEARLFALTFTTEDMQEGTRAFIEKRTPEFTGK